The proteins below are encoded in one region of Roseovarius bejariae:
- the rplQ gene encoding 50S ribosomal protein L17, translating into MRHAKGYRRLNRTHEHRKALWANMAGSLIEHEQIKTTLPKAKELRRVVEKLVTLGKRGDIHARRQAAAQLKQDKYVAKLFDVIGPRYAERQGGYVRVLKAGFRYGDMAPMAIIEFVDRDVDAKGAADRARVEAEEAAAGEE; encoded by the coding sequence ATGCGTCACGCAAAAGGCTACCGCCGCCTCAACCGCACCCACGAGCACCGCAAGGCCCTCTGGGCCAACATGGCCGGTTCGCTCATCGAACATGAACAGATCAAGACGACCCTGCCCAAGGCGAAGGAACTTCGCCGCGTGGTCGAAAAGCTGGTAACCCTCGGAAAACGCGGCGATATTCACGCCCGCCGTCAGGCCGCGGCCCAGCTTAAGCAGGACAAGTACGTCGCGAAACTCTTCGACGTCATCGGCCCGCGCTACGCCGAACGTCAGGGCGGCTACGTCCGCGTCCTGAAGGCCGGCTTCCGCTACGGCGACATGGCCCCGATGGCCATCATCGAATTCGTCGATCGGGATGTCGACGCCAAAGGTGCCGCAGACCGCGCCCGCGTCGAAGCCGAAGAAGCGGCGGCAGGCGAAGAATAA
- a CDS encoding trypsin-like peptidase domain-containing protein, with protein sequence MLRVLIILLISLSSPAWAETRVPGSQAEISMGFTPVVKRAAPAVVNIYARRIVNVRSSPFAGDPFFQNLFNNFGVPQQRVQNSLGSGVILSEDGIVVSNYHVVGEATDIRVVLKDRREFEAKVLLSDEESDLAILRMQDAPSLPALELRDSDTVEVGELVLAIGNPFGVGQTVSSGIVSGLARSGTATGNARGYFIQTDAPINPGNSGGALVDVNGQLIGINTSILSRSGGSNGIGFAIPSALVAQFVAQAKAGNSRFERPWAGLSGQSVTADMAEGLGLDRPGGIIISEVHPDSPFAEADIRPGDVITQVDGLPVNTPAEMIFRMSVKGLGEEVKLTHYRDGHRDVTPIRLIAAPNEPPRDQTTTGNGSAIPGLTLSTLNPAVIADYDLSLMSGGVVVDDPGQVGARAGLRRGDILLSINGLAPKASREAVGFLRDARNRLALEVQRGSRRLVMRFRL encoded by the coding sequence ATGCTCCGCGTCTTGATCATCCTTCTCATTAGCCTCAGCTCCCCGGCATGGGCCGAAACCCGCGTGCCCGGCTCTCAGGCCGAGATTTCCATGGGGTTTACGCCCGTGGTCAAGCGCGCCGCCCCCGCCGTGGTGAACATCTACGCGCGCCGGATCGTCAATGTCCGCTCAAGCCCCTTTGCGGGCGATCCGTTTTTTCAAAACCTTTTCAACAACTTCGGGGTGCCGCAACAGCGGGTGCAGAACTCTCTCGGCTCCGGCGTGATCCTCAGTGAGGACGGTATCGTCGTGTCGAATTACCATGTCGTTGGCGAGGCAACGGACATCCGTGTTGTCCTCAAGGATCGGCGCGAGTTCGAAGCCAAGGTCTTGTTATCAGACGAAGAATCCGACCTTGCGATCCTCAGGATGCAGGATGCGCCCAGCCTCCCCGCCCTCGAATTGCGCGATAGCGACACTGTTGAAGTGGGGGAACTGGTCCTTGCCATCGGCAACCCCTTCGGCGTCGGCCAAACCGTCAGTTCCGGTATCGTGTCGGGCCTTGCCCGCTCGGGCACAGCCACCGGCAATGCGCGGGGCTACTTCATCCAGACGGATGCGCCCATCAACCCCGGCAACTCGGGCGGGGCGTTGGTGGACGTGAACGGCCAACTCATTGGAATCAATACATCAATTCTAAGCCGGTCTGGCGGATCGAATGGTATCGGTTTTGCCATTCCTTCGGCCTTGGTGGCGCAATTCGTCGCCCAGGCCAAGGCCGGCAACAGCCGCTTTGAGCGGCCGTGGGCCGGCCTTTCCGGGCAATCCGTGACGGCTGACATGGCCGAAGGTCTGGGGCTGGACCGACCGGGGGGGATCATCATCTCCGAGGTTCACCCGGACAGCCCCTTCGCGGAGGCGGACATTCGCCCCGGGGACGTGATCACGCAGGTGGACGGTTTGCCGGTCAACACACCCGCAGAAATGATTTTTCGCATGTCCGTCAAGGGCTTGGGGGAAGAGGTCAAGCTAACCCATTACCGTGATGGGCACCGTGATGTGACACCCATCCGCTTGATCGCGGCACCAAACGAGCCCCCACGCGATCAGACAACCACCGGCAATGGCTCGGCAATTCCGGGTCTGACATTGTCCACTCTCAACCCTGCTGTGATCGCTGACTATGATCTGTCGCTGATGAGTGGCGGGGTTGTTGTCGATGATCCGGGGCAGGTAGGCGCGCGCGCGGGCCTTCGAAGGGGGGATATTCTTTTGTCCATCAATGGCTTGGCCCCCAAGGCAAGCCGTGAAGCCGTGGGCTTTCTGCGCGACGCGCGCAACCGTTTGGCCCTCGAGGTCCAGCGGGGATCGCGGCGTTTGGTCATGCGGTTTCGGCTTTAA
- a CDS encoding replication-associated recombination protein A: MSDLFDQAPDAIPDTAPRPLADRLRPKTLAQVIGQEQVLGAQAPLGVMLSSGSLSSLIFWGPPGVGKTTIARLLADETDLHFVQISAIFTGVPELKKVFEQAKHRRANGQGTLLFVDEIHRFNKAQQDGFLPHMEDGTILLVGATTENPSFELNAALLSRSQVLVLERLSLADLERMAQRAEAELGRALPLDGPAREALLEMADGDGRALLNLIEQVAAWQVDGKLDTEALTTRLMRRAAKYDKGGDEHYNLISALHKSVRGSDPDAALYWYARMLTGGEDPRYLARRITRMAVEDIGLADPQAQTVCLHAWETYERLGSPEGELALAQAVTYLALAPKSNSGYAAYKAAMREAKKTGSEPPPKHILNAPTKLMKDQGYGDGYAYDHDAEDGFSGQNYFPDGMTRPALYQPVERGFERELKKRLTYFSKLRAQRS, from the coding sequence ATGAGCGATCTTTTCGATCAGGCCCCTGACGCCATTCCCGACACCGCACCGCGCCCCTTGGCCGACCGCCTGCGCCCGAAAACCCTAGCGCAGGTGATCGGGCAGGAGCAGGTGCTTGGTGCGCAGGCCCCGCTTGGTGTCATGCTGTCCTCGGGCAGCCTGTCATCGCTGATTTTCTGGGGGCCTCCAGGTGTTGGCAAAACCACCATCGCCCGGCTTCTGGCCGATGAAACCGATCTGCATTTCGTTCAGATCAGTGCCATTTTCACTGGCGTTCCCGAACTGAAAAAGGTCTTTGAACAGGCCAAGCACCGTCGCGCGAACGGGCAGGGGACGCTTTTGTTCGTGGACGAGATTCACCGATTCAACAAGGCGCAGCAGGACGGGTTTCTGCCCCATATGGAGGACGGTACGATCCTTCTGGTGGGCGCGACCACGGAAAACCCCAGTTTCGAGTTGAACGCAGCCCTTCTGAGCCGCTCTCAAGTTCTTGTTCTGGAACGACTTTCCCTTGCCGATCTGGAACGCATGGCGCAACGTGCCGAGGCCGAACTTGGCCGTGCCCTGCCGCTGGACGGTCCGGCGCGCGAGGCGCTTTTGGAAATGGCCGATGGCGATGGCCGCGCGCTTTTGAACCTGATCGAACAGGTCGCGGCGTGGCAGGTGGATGGCAAGCTGGATACCGAGGCCCTGACGACCCGGCTAATGCGGCGGGCGGCGAAATACGACAAGGGCGGGGATGAGCATTACAATCTGATATCTGCGCTGCACAAATCGGTGCGCGGGTCCGATCCGGATGCAGCACTGTATTGGTATGCCCGGATGCTCACCGGCGGTGAGGACCCGCGCTATTTGGCGCGCCGGATCACCCGGATGGCGGTTGAGGATATCGGCCTTGCCGACCCGCAGGCACAAACCGTTTGCCTGCACGCTTGGGAAACCTATGAGCGTCTGGGAAGCCCCGAAGGCGAATTGGCCTTGGCGCAGGCCGTGACCTACCTCGCCCTCGCGCCCAAATCCAATTCTGGCTATGCCGCCTACAAGGCGGCCATGCGAGAAGCCAAGAAAACCGGCAGTGAGCCACCCCCCAAGCATATCCTGAACGCGCCAACCAAGCTGATGAAAGATCAGGGTTATGGCGATGGCTATGCCTATGATCACGATGCCGAGGATGGGTTCTCGGGGCAGAACTATTTCCCGGACGGCATGACCCGACCGGCCCTTTATCAACCGGTTGAACGTGGGTTCGAACGCGAATTGAAGAAGCGACTCACCTACTTTTCCAAGTTGCGCGCACAGCGATCATAG
- a CDS encoding ABC transporter substrate-binding protein, with amino-acid sequence MTKVKDQLLIDRLADAARNGKISRRSFMHYSMAAGMTASAATGLWTTQAQAQPKRGGTFKVGMHDGNSSDTHDPGQYVSRQQIYLAHQYRSYLTLIEPDGTLGPDLASDWSANEDASVWTFEINPNASFHSGNPVMAKDVVASLNHHRGEESTSAAKSLLSSVTDVTADGDHTVVVSLESGNADLPWLMTDYHLAICPANDDGSINWQSGDGSGPYKIDQGEWGVGWKLSRHDGWHLEGAYFDNVEMLVLNDPNARQTALVTGDVDAVSLIDIKTSALLQRDPNIAVENVPSAAAITMPMFCDTAPFDDVNVRNALKLSIDRNEIIEKIAFGAATIGNDFHHSPAQPYWPDDIPQREYDPEQAKSLLKKAGMEDLTVSISTADSLFSGAVDMCVLYAEQAKQAGITVNVIREPNDGYYSDVWLKKPFCAVSWGARPTPDVMYTLAYKADADWNESRWKNERFNELLLQAKSELDDSLRAEMYREMGMIARDDGGTIIPMFNNFVYARRSNVMHGENLAASWELDGARAPSRWWFSS; translated from the coding sequence ATGACAAAGGTCAAAGATCAGTTACTCATCGACCGGCTGGCGGATGCCGCCCGCAACGGCAAGATTTCGCGCCGGTCATTCATGCACTACTCGATGGCGGCGGGCATGACCGCTTCGGCCGCCACGGGGCTCTGGACCACTCAGGCTCAGGCGCAGCCCAAGCGGGGTGGCACCTTTAAGGTGGGCATGCATGACGGCAATTCGTCCGACACCCACGACCCGGGCCAGTATGTCTCGCGCCAGCAGATCTATCTCGCCCACCAGTATCGCAGCTATCTGACGTTGATTGAGCCCGACGGCACGCTCGGGCCGGACCTTGCAAGCGACTGGTCAGCCAACGAAGACGCCTCGGTCTGGACCTTCGAGATCAACCCGAACGCGTCGTTCCACAGCGGCAATCCGGTGATGGCAAAGGATGTGGTCGCATCGCTCAACCACCACCGCGGCGAGGAGTCGACCTCGGCGGCCAAATCGCTGCTGTCCTCGGTGACCGACGTGACGGCCGATGGCGATCACACGGTCGTCGTTTCTCTGGAAAGCGGCAACGCCGACCTGCCTTGGCTGATGACCGACTATCACCTTGCCATCTGCCCGGCCAATGACGACGGCAGCATCAACTGGCAGTCGGGCGACGGTTCGGGCCCCTACAAGATTGATCAGGGGGAGTGGGGCGTCGGCTGGAAGCTCAGCCGTCATGACGGCTGGCACCTCGAGGGCGCCTATTTCGATAATGTCGAGATGCTGGTGCTCAACGACCCGAACGCGCGCCAGACTGCACTGGTCACCGGCGATGTTGACGCGGTGTCGCTGATCGACATCAAAACCTCGGCGCTCTTGCAGCGCGATCCCAACATCGCCGTGGAGAACGTGCCCTCGGCGGCCGCGATCACAATGCCGATGTTCTGTGACACCGCGCCGTTCGACGATGTCAACGTGCGCAACGCGCTCAAGTTGTCCATCGACCGCAACGAGATCATCGAGAAGATCGCCTTCGGCGCGGCCACCATCGGCAACGACTTCCACCATTCGCCGGCCCAGCCTTATTGGCCCGACGATATTCCGCAGCGCGAATACGACCCTGAGCAGGCCAAGTCGCTGCTCAAGAAGGCGGGGATGGAGGACCTTACGGTCAGTATCTCTACGGCCGACAGCTTGTTCTCGGGCGCCGTCGACATGTGCGTGCTTTACGCCGAGCAGGCAAAGCAGGCCGGCATCACCGTCAATGTCATACGCGAGCCCAACGACGGGTACTATTCCGACGTTTGGTTGAAAAAGCCGTTCTGCGCGGTTTCCTGGGGCGCGCGCCCCACGCCGGACGTGATGTATACTCTGGCTTACAAGGCCGATGCGGACTGGAATGAAAGCCGTTGGAAGAACGAGCGGTTCAACGAGTTGCTGCTACAGGCCAAGTCCGAACTCGACGACAGCCTGCGCGCCGAGATGTACCGCGAAATGGGTATGATCGCCCGTGACGATGGCGGCACGATCATCCCGATGTTCAACAACTTCGTCTACGCGCGGCGCAGCAATGTGATGCATGGCGAAAACCTTGCGGCAAGCTGGGAGCTGGACGGTGCCCGCGCGCCAAGTCGCTGGTGGTTCTCGTCCTGA
- a CDS encoding ABC transporter substrate-binding protein yields MTNKDNQILIDQLADAARDGKISRRSFMNYSMAAGMTASAATGLWGTSAKAAPSRGGTFRLGAHDGNTGDTHDPGTYVTFSMIQVAHTFRSYLTLIEPDGSLGPDVAQEWSASPDAKEWTFVINPKATFHSGKKVTADDVIASINHHRGEDTTSAAAALVSDVEELVKVDDMTVTFKLASGNADLPWLMTDYHLAICPANDDGTIDWKSGDGCGPYKLVETEFGVNYRFVRHEDWHLEGAYFDECIVTVLNDPNARQTALVTGDVDAVTQIELKTLSLLQRDPNIEIDNVPSAAAITMPMFCDVAPFDNVDVRNALKHSINRQEIMDKITFGTSTMGNDFHHSPAMPYWPEGLEQNDYDPDKAKSLLKKAGAEGLSTEISVADSVFSGSVDMCVLFAEQAKASGINISVKREPNDGYYSDVWLKKPWCVVQWGARPTPDVMYSLAYKDDAAWNESHWQNERFNELLLKAKAELDNDLRAEMYREMAMLAKDDGGTIIPFFPNFVYARRSNVKHGPDLAASWQMDGARACSRWWFEG; encoded by the coding sequence ATGACCAACAAAGACAACCAAATTCTGATCGACCAGCTGGCCGATGCCGCCCGCGACGGCAAGATTTCGCGCCGGTCGTTCATGAACTATTCCATGGCGGCCGGGATGACCGCGTCGGCCGCAACCGGCCTGTGGGGCACCTCGGCCAAAGCCGCGCCTAGCCGCGGTGGGACGTTCCGTCTTGGTGCGCACGACGGCAACACCGGTGACACCCATGATCCCGGCACATACGTCACCTTCTCGATGATCCAGGTGGCGCATACTTTCCGCTCGTACCTGACCCTGATCGAACCCGATGGGTCGCTTGGCCCGGATGTTGCGCAAGAATGGAGCGCATCGCCCGACGCGAAGGAATGGACCTTCGTGATCAATCCGAAGGCCACCTTCCACAGCGGCAAGAAGGTCACGGCGGACGATGTCATCGCCTCTATCAACCACCACCGCGGCGAAGATACCACGTCGGCGGCGGCGGCGCTCGTTTCGGATGTCGAAGAGCTGGTCAAGGTCGACGACATGACCGTCACCTTCAAACTGGCTAGCGGCAACGCGGACCTGCCGTGGCTGATGACCGACTACCACCTTGCGATCTGCCCGGCCAATGACGACGGCACGATCGACTGGAAGTCCGGCGACGGCTGTGGCCCGTACAAATTGGTCGAAACCGAATTCGGTGTGAATTACCGCTTTGTGCGTCATGAAGACTGGCACCTTGAAGGCGCCTATTTCGACGAGTGTATCGTGACGGTTCTCAACGATCCGAACGCACGTCAGACAGCACTTGTTACCGGCGATGTGGATGCGGTGACGCAAATCGAATTGAAAACCCTGTCGCTGCTGCAACGTGACCCGAATATCGAAATCGACAACGTGCCGTCGGCGGCTGCGATCACCATGCCGATGTTCTGCGACGTGGCGCCCTTCGATAACGTGGATGTACGCAATGCTCTCAAGCATTCGATCAACCGTCAGGAGATCATGGACAAGATCACCTTCGGGACGTCGACGATGGGCAATGATTTCCACCATTCGCCGGCCATGCCGTATTGGCCCGAGGGCCTTGAGCAGAACGACTATGACCCTGACAAGGCCAAGTCGCTCCTCAAAAAGGCAGGTGCCGAAGGTCTGAGCACTGAAATCAGTGTCGCTGACTCCGTTTTCTCGGGTTCGGTCGACATGTGCGTTCTGTTCGCAGAGCAGGCCAAGGCGTCCGGCATCAATATCTCGGTCAAACGTGAGCCGAATGATGGCTACTACTCGGACGTCTGGCTGAAAAAGCCGTGGTGCGTTGTGCAGTGGGGCGCACGTCCGACTCCGGACGTGATGTACTCCTTGGCCTACAAGGATGACGCGGCATGGAACGAAAGCCACTGGCAGAATGAGCGCTTCAACGAGTTGCTCCTCAAGGCCAAGGCCGAGCTGGACAATGACCTGCGTGCCGAAATGTACCGCGAGATGGCGATGCTGGCGAAAGATGATGGCGGAACGATCATCCCGTTCTTCCCGAACTTCGTTTATGCCCGTCGCAGTAACGTGAAGCATGGTCCGGATCTGGCGGCAAGCTGGCAAATGGACGGCGCGCGCGCTTGTAGCCGCTGGTGGTTCGAAGGCTAA
- a CDS encoding ABC transporter permease: MGDILGLVGKRLGLGLIILFVISIIIFFMVELLPGDIAQAVLGQGATEENLAALRKQMGLDQPAIVRYLDWLSGAVFLDFGNSIVTGERVSAVISERFMNTLFLAAYAAVIAVPVAIILGVVVALLRNSIFDRVANVVTLSFISSPEFFLGYILILFFAVKWQMFPAISSLSEGMSLGELLVRTFLPALTLVLVVMAHMMRMTRAAIINLLASPYIEMARLKGTPPWKVIVKHALPNAWAPIINVVALNLAYLITGVVLVEVVFVYPGIGQALVDAVSKRDFPVVQACCLIFAATFILLNLAADVGAILTNPRLRHPK; encoded by the coding sequence ATGGGAGACATTCTAGGGCTGGTAGGTAAACGGCTCGGTCTCGGATTAATCATCCTATTCGTGATTTCGATCATTATCTTCTTCATGGTCGAATTGCTGCCGGGTGACATCGCTCAGGCGGTTCTGGGACAAGGCGCTACCGAAGAAAACCTGGCCGCATTGCGTAAGCAAATGGGCCTCGATCAACCCGCCATCGTGCGGTATCTGGACTGGCTTTCAGGCGCAGTCTTTTTGGATTTCGGCAATTCGATCGTCACCGGCGAACGTGTGAGTGCCGTGATCAGTGAGCGTTTCATGAATACGCTTTTCCTTGCGGCCTACGCTGCGGTAATCGCCGTACCGGTGGCCATCATCCTTGGTGTCGTTGTCGCGCTGTTGCGCAACTCGATCTTCGACCGGGTGGCAAACGTGGTCACGCTTAGCTTCATTTCATCGCCCGAGTTCTTCCTCGGCTATATCCTGATCCTCTTCTTCGCAGTGAAATGGCAAATGTTTCCCGCGATTTCGAGCCTCAGTGAAGGTATGAGCCTTGGCGAGTTGTTGGTCAGGACCTTCCTACCGGCACTGACGCTGGTTCTGGTGGTCATGGCGCATATGATGCGGATGACCCGGGCGGCGATCATCAACCTTCTGGCGTCCCCCTATATCGAAATGGCGCGCCTGAAAGGGACTCCGCCGTGGAAAGTGATCGTCAAGCACGCCCTGCCGAACGCATGGGCCCCGATCATCAACGTTGTGGCACTGAACCTCGCCTACCTGATCACCGGCGTTGTGCTTGTGGAGGTGGTGTTCGTCTATCCCGGTATCGGTCAGGCTCTGGTCGATGCGGTGTCGAAACGTGACTTCCCCGTGGTGCAGGCTTGCTGCCTGATCTTCGCGGCAACCTTCATCCTGCTCAATCTCGCAGCGGATGTCGGCGCCATTCTCACCAACCCGCGTCTGCGGCATCCGAAGTAA